A portion of the Pelodiscus sinensis isolate JC-2024 chromosome 20, ASM4963464v1, whole genome shotgun sequence genome contains these proteins:
- the MMD gene encoding monocyte to macrophage differentiation factor isoform X3: MRQLQERLRRFMNHPAPANSRYKPTCYEHAANCYTHAFLIVPAIVGSALLHRLSDDRWEKITAWMYGMGLCALFIVSTVFHIVSWKKSHLRTMEHCFHMCDRMVIYVFIAASYAPWLNLRELGPLASHMRWFIWLMAAGGTIYVFLYHEKYKIVELLFYLAMGFSPALVVTSMNNTDGLQELAWGGLIYCMGVVFFKSDGIIPFAHAIWHMFVATAAAVHYYAIWKYLYRSPADIIRHL; this comes from the exons GTTCATGAACCACCCAGCTCCAGCAAACAGCCGCTACAAACCCACTTGCTATGAACATGCTGCTAACTGTTATACACATGCA TTCCTCATCGTTCCAGCCATTGTGGGAAGTGCCCTCCTCCACCGGCTCTCTGATGACCGATGGGAAAAGATAACAGCATGGATGTATGGCATGGGCCTCTGTGCACTCTTCATTGTGTCCACAGTGTTTCACATAGTTTCCTGGAAAAAGAGTCACTTAAG GACAATGGAGCATTGTTTTCACATGTGTGACAGAATGGTGATCTATGTCTTTATTGCAGCATCATATGCACCCTG GTTAAATCTTCGTGAGCTTGGACCTCTGGCATCTCATATGCGCTGGTTTATCTGGCTAATGGCAGCTGGAGGAACCATTTATGTATTTCTCTACCATGAAAA gTATAAGATTGTAGAACTCCTTTTCTACTTAGCCATGGGATTTTCTCCTGCCCTGGTAGTGACCTCTATG AACAACACCGATGGACTTCAAGAACTTGCTTGGGGAGGCTTAATTTATTGCATGGGAGTGGTATTCTTCAAGAGCGATGGAATCATTCCATTTGCCCATGCCATATGGCACATGTTTGTAGCGACAGCAGCTGCAGTTCATTACTATGCCATTTGGAAGTACCTTTATAGAAGCCCTGCAGACATTATCCGTcatttatga